In a single window of the Streptomyces sp. NBC_00094 genome:
- a CDS encoding acetyl-CoA C-acetyltransferase has translation MPEAVIVSTARSPIGRAFKGSLKDLRPDDLTATIIQAALAKVPELDPRDIDDLMLGCGLPGGEQGNNLGRIVAVQMGMDHLPGCTVTRYCSSSLQTSRMALHAIKAGEGDVFISAGVEMVSSFAKGNSDSWPDTHNPFFAEAEARTAEVAASEGSTWHDPREDGIVPDAYIAMGQTAENLARWKGISRQEMDEFGVRSQNLAEQAIKNGFWEREITPVTLPDGTVVSTDDGPRAGVTLEGVQGLKPVFRPDGLVTAANCCPLNDGAAALVIMSDTKARELGLTPLARIVSTGVSGLSPEIMGLGPVEASKQALKRAGLTIGDIDLAEINEAFAAQVIPSYQDLGLDLDKVNVNGGAIAVGHPFGMTGARITGTLINGLQFHDKQFGLETMCVGGGQGMAMVIERLS, from the coding sequence ATGCCCGAAGCCGTGATCGTCTCGACCGCCCGCTCGCCCATCGGCCGGGCCTTCAAGGGCTCCCTCAAGGACCTGCGGCCGGACGACCTCACCGCGACCATCATCCAGGCCGCCCTGGCCAAGGTGCCCGAGCTCGACCCCCGGGACATCGACGACCTGATGCTGGGCTGTGGTCTGCCCGGCGGCGAGCAGGGCAACAACCTGGGCCGGATCGTCGCCGTGCAGATGGGCATGGACCACCTGCCGGGCTGCACGGTCACCCGCTACTGCTCCTCCTCGCTCCAGACCTCCCGCATGGCGCTGCACGCCATCAAGGCCGGCGAGGGCGACGTCTTCATCTCGGCCGGTGTCGAGATGGTCTCCAGCTTCGCGAAGGGCAACTCGGACTCCTGGCCCGACACGCACAACCCGTTCTTCGCCGAGGCCGAGGCCCGTACCGCCGAGGTCGCCGCCTCCGAGGGCTCGACGTGGCACGACCCGCGCGAGGACGGCATCGTCCCGGACGCGTACATCGCGATGGGCCAGACCGCCGAGAACCTGGCCCGCTGGAAGGGCATCAGCCGCCAGGAGATGGACGAGTTCGGCGTACGCTCGCAGAACCTCGCCGAGCAGGCCATCAAGAACGGCTTCTGGGAGCGCGAGATCACCCCGGTGACGCTGCCGGACGGCACCGTCGTCTCCACCGACGACGGCCCGCGCGCCGGCGTCACCCTGGAGGGCGTGCAGGGCCTCAAGCCGGTCTTCCGCCCCGACGGTCTGGTCACCGCCGCCAACTGCTGCCCGCTGAACGACGGCGCCGCCGCCCTCGTGATCATGTCGGACACGAAGGCCCGCGAGCTCGGCCTGACCCCGCTCGCCCGCATCGTCTCCACCGGCGTCTCCGGCCTCTCGCCCGAGATCATGGGCCTCGGCCCGGTCGAGGCGTCGAAGCAGGCCCTCAAGCGCGCCGGCCTGACCATCGGCGACATCGACCTGGCCGAGATCAACGAGGCCTTCGCCGCCCAGGTCATCCCCTCCTACCAGGACCTCGGCCTGGACCTGGACAAGGTGAACGTCAACGGTGGCGCCATCGCCGTCGGCCACCCCTTCGGCATGACGGGCGCCCGGATCACCGGCACCCTGATCAACGGCCTCCAGTTCCACGACAAGCAGTTCGGCCTGGAGACCATGTGCGTCGGCGGCGGCCAGGGCATGGCCATGGTGATCGAGCGGCTGAGCTGA
- a CDS encoding alpha/beta fold hydrolase has translation MSAFALRARTVTVDGLDVFYREAGDPANPTLVLLHGFPSSSHMYRGLMAELADSYHLVAPDHIGFGASAAPAVEDFPYGFEKLTEVTLGLLDELGVERFALYIQDYGAPIGLRIASRHPERVTAIVSQSGNAYLEGFTPFWDVLFAHAKDRETHEAGVRELLTAEATRWQYTHGVPADRLDRIGPEAWTLDQAGLDRPGNKEIQLQLFWDYQFNLDGYPAFQEYFRTHRPPLLAAWGRGDEIFGPAGAEAFARDLPDAEIHLLDAGHFALETHGEEIAALVRDFLGRNAT, from the coding sequence ATGTCCGCCTTCGCCCTGCGCGCCCGCACCGTCACCGTCGACGGACTCGACGTCTTCTACCGGGAGGCCGGTGACCCGGCGAACCCCACCCTCGTCCTGCTGCACGGCTTCCCGTCCAGCTCGCACATGTACCGCGGGCTCATGGCCGAGCTGGCCGACTCGTACCACCTCGTCGCCCCCGACCACATCGGCTTCGGCGCCTCGGCCGCGCCGGCCGTCGAGGACTTCCCCTACGGCTTCGAGAAGCTCACCGAGGTCACCCTGGGGCTGCTCGACGAGCTCGGCGTCGAGCGGTTCGCGCTCTACATCCAGGACTACGGGGCGCCCATCGGACTGCGGATCGCCTCCCGCCACCCCGAGCGGGTCACCGCGATCGTCAGCCAGAGCGGCAACGCCTACCTGGAGGGCTTCACGCCCTTCTGGGACGTGCTCTTCGCCCATGCCAAGGACCGCGAGACCCACGAGGCCGGGGTACGCGAGCTGCTGACCGCCGAGGCCACCCGCTGGCAGTACACCCACGGCGTGCCGGCGGACCGGCTCGACCGGATCGGCCCGGAGGCCTGGACCCTGGACCAGGCGGGCCTGGACCGGCCCGGCAACAAGGAGATCCAGCTCCAGCTCTTCTGGGACTACCAGTTCAACCTGGACGGCTACCCGGCCTTCCAGGAGTACTTCCGGACCCACCGGCCGCCGCTCCTCGCGGCCTGGGGCCGCGGTGACGAGATCTTCGGGCCCGCGGGCGCGGAGGCCTTCGCGCGGGACCTGCCGGACGCCGAGATCCACCTCCTGGACGCGGGCCACTTCGCCCTGGAGACGCACGGCGAGGAGATCGCCGCGCTCGTCCGCGACTTCCTCGGGCGGAACGCGACGTGA
- a CDS encoding TetR/AcrR family transcriptional regulator, protein MDAETAELKLLDTAERLFDERGVQAVGMDAIRTASGVSLKRLYQVFPSKDLLVEAVLRRRDSAVREALAAHGARVADGPYERALAVFDWLAGWFAEPAFRGCAFINAFGELGGVSPNVAALARDHKEALRAYFAEQTDALDAPALLADQLALLANGAMAVAGITGSPEPAAQAKAAARVLIDAAR, encoded by the coding sequence ATGGACGCGGAAACCGCCGAACTGAAGCTGCTCGACACCGCCGAACGGCTCTTCGACGAGCGCGGGGTGCAGGCGGTCGGCATGGACGCGATCCGCACCGCTTCCGGGGTCTCGCTCAAGCGGCTCTACCAGGTCTTCCCCTCCAAGGACCTCCTCGTCGAGGCGGTCCTGCGGCGCCGCGACAGCGCCGTACGGGAGGCCCTGGCGGCCCACGGCGCACGGGTCGCCGACGGGCCGTACGAGCGGGCGCTCGCGGTCTTCGACTGGCTCGCCGGCTGGTTCGCCGAGCCCGCGTTCCGGGGGTGCGCGTTCATCAACGCCTTCGGCGAGCTCGGCGGGGTCTCCCCGAACGTCGCCGCCCTCGCCCGCGACCACAAGGAGGCCCTGCGGGCGTACTTCGCCGAGCAGACGGACGCCCTGGACGCACCTGCCCTCCTCGCCGACCAGCTCGCCCTCCTCGCCAACGGGGCCATGGCCGTCGCGGGCATCACCGGCTCCCCCGAGCCCGCCGCGCAGGCGAAGGCCGCGGCCCGCGTCCTGATCGACGCGGCACGGTAG
- a CDS encoding Bax inhibitor-1/YccA family protein encodes MRSSNPVFSRRGFSRDNGYAVNAQQPQAGGPAVGTNPYATGNPYAAEGATNPYATNPYAPQDAQLGAPQQVRGNVMTIDDVVSRTAMTLGTVVLTAVLSWFLLPVDSANLGKSYGIAIGAALVAFVLAMVQSFKRKPSPALILGYAAFEGVFLGVISAAVSTYIADGVVIQAVLGTMAVFAGVLIAYKMGWIRVNRRFYGFVMAAAMGFMLLMVVNMLFAVFAGGDGLGFRSGGLGILFGVIGVILGACFLALDFKQVEDGVNYGAPREEAWLAAFGLTMTLVWIYLEMLRLLSILQGDD; translated from the coding sequence ATGAGGAGCAGCAACCCGGTCTTCTCGCGACGGGGGTTCAGCCGCGACAACGGCTACGCGGTGAACGCGCAGCAGCCGCAGGCCGGGGGCCCCGCCGTCGGAACCAACCCGTACGCCACCGGCAACCCGTATGCCGCCGAGGGTGCGACGAATCCGTACGCCACCAACCCGTACGCCCCGCAGGACGCGCAGCTCGGCGCCCCGCAGCAGGTCCGCGGCAACGTGATGACGATCGACGACGTCGTGAGCCGTACGGCCATGACGCTCGGCACGGTCGTGCTCACCGCCGTCCTGTCCTGGTTCCTGCTGCCGGTCGACTCGGCCAACCTGGGCAAGTCCTACGGCATCGCCATCGGCGCCGCGCTGGTCGCGTTCGTCCTGGCGATGGTGCAGTCCTTCAAGCGCAAGCCGTCTCCCGCGCTGATCCTGGGCTACGCGGCCTTCGAGGGCGTCTTCCTCGGCGTGATCTCGGCCGCCGTCTCGACGTACATCGCCGACGGCGTGGTCATCCAGGCGGTCCTGGGCACGATGGCGGTCTTCGCCGGTGTCCTGATCGCCTACAAGATGGGCTGGATCCGCGTCAACCGACGCTTCTACGGCTTCGTGATGGCCGCGGCCATGGGCTTCATGCTGCTCATGGTGGTCAACATGCTGTTCGCCGTCTTCGCCGGCGGTGACGGCCTGGGCTTCCGCAGCGGTGGCCTCGGCATCCTCTTCGGCGTCATCGGCGTCATCCTGGGCGCCTGCTTCCTCGCCCTCGACTTCAAGCAGGTCGAGGACGGCGTGAACTACGGCGCGCCGCGCGAGGAGGCCTGGCTGGCCGCCTTCGGTCTCACCATGACCCTGGTGTGGATCTACCTGGAGATGCTGCGTCTGCTGTCGATCCTGCAGGGCGACGACTGA
- a CDS encoding ABC transporter ATP-binding protein, whose amino-acid sequence MTTTPTVSRATAVAARAMDLSKVYGHGETQVVALDHVTVDFRQGEFTAIMGPSGSGKSTLMHCVAGLDSFSSGSVRIGETELSTLKDKQLTQLRRDKIGFIFQAFNLLPTLTALENITLPMDIAGRKPDKQWVQQVIDMLGLSARLSHRPTELSGGQQQRVAVARALASRPEIIFGDEPTGNLDSRSGAEVLGFLRNSVRELGQTVVMVTHDPVAASYADRVIFLADGRIVDEMPNPTADGVLDRMKAFDAKGRTS is encoded by the coding sequence GTGACCACCACCCCCACCGTGTCCCGTGCCACCGCGGTGGCCGCCCGCGCCATGGATCTGTCGAAGGTCTACGGCCACGGCGAGACCCAGGTGGTCGCGCTCGACCACGTCACCGTCGACTTCCGGCAGGGCGAGTTCACCGCGATCATGGGCCCCTCCGGCTCCGGCAAGTCGACGCTGATGCACTGCGTCGCCGGCCTGGACTCCTTCTCCTCCGGCTCGGTACGGATCGGCGAGACGGAGCTCTCCACCCTCAAGGACAAGCAGCTCACCCAGCTGCGCCGGGACAAGATCGGCTTCATCTTCCAGGCCTTCAACCTGCTGCCGACGCTGACGGCCCTGGAGAACATCACGCTGCCGATGGACATCGCGGGCCGCAAGCCCGACAAGCAGTGGGTCCAGCAGGTCATCGACATGCTCGGTCTCTCCGCCCGGCTCAGCCACCGGCCCACCGAGCTCTCCGGCGGCCAGCAGCAGCGCGTGGCCGTGGCCCGCGCCCTGGCCTCCCGCCCCGAGATCATCTTCGGCGACGAGCCGACCGGAAACCTGGACTCGCGCTCCGGCGCCGAGGTCCTGGGCTTCCTGCGCAACTCGGTCCGCGAGCTGGGCCAGACCGTCGTCATGGTCACCCACGACCCGGTGGCCGCCTCCTACGCGGACCGCGTGATCTTCCTCGCCGACGGCCGGATCGTCGACGAGATGCCGAACCCGACGGCCGACGGGGTGCTCGACCGCATGAAGGCCTTCGACGCCAAGGGCCGTACGAGCTGA
- a CDS encoding ABC transporter permease, producing MFRTALRNVLAHKARLLMTVLAVMLGVAFVSGTLVFTDTLSQALRGQSAKSYDDVAVAVEMYPSPEEARKTPGLSEAVVDKVAALDGVTSVSARVDGFAGVPDENGKLIGLGWANKGTNFAPGKDGKDGAYAFTTGTGPAEARQVALDKDTADKGGYKVGDTVRVATNGPVQEYTLSGVFTTDDGAVNAGGSLVLFDTPVAQKLYLKPGYFKNLTVTAPGADADKLLDQVLKVVPKAATAQTGQALADQQAKDIESGLGAFNQMLLGFAGIALFVGVFLISNTFTMLVAQRTKELALMRAVGASRKQITRSVLAEAGLVGLVASAVGYVLGIGLAVGLRSAMAAFELKVPDGPLVLEATPVLSAFGVGILITMLAAWLPGRRAAKIPPVAAMNSVHATPNTKSLVVRNAIGAALTALGAVLIVLGAGQGGDDGRMLIAGGAFVTLIGVIVLIPFLSRPVIAVIRPFFVTAFGVSGRLAGLNAVRNPRRTGATASALAIGLTLVTGLSVLGVSAGTALDKMTVDQIKADYMVTMAGGGQGLSNEALAALEKAPGVTAVSPQQAGALEIKGDYASASGVTPGDVEKVLNLNVVNGSLASLGEGMIAVDDKTAAKRGLKVGTAVPVAYMDKQKSTLTVGAIYEQSEFVSPVLIDKKLLDAHEQQAYIGQIFVSTDGGPTDANEQALAKAMGDNPAITVLDKKDIRDEFGGQINLMLNIMYGLLGMALIIAVLGVVNTLAMSVFERQQEIGMLRAIGLDRRRVKRMVRLEAVVISVFGAVVGIGLGSFLGWAIGQTFKNSLPGYTLVLPWDRIGVFLVLAALVGVLASLWPARSAAKLNMLSAIKAE from the coding sequence ATGTTCCGTACCGCCCTGCGCAACGTCCTCGCGCACAAGGCGAGACTGCTGATGACCGTCCTCGCCGTGATGCTCGGCGTGGCCTTCGTCTCCGGCACCCTCGTCTTCACCGACACCCTCTCCCAGGCCCTGCGCGGCCAGTCGGCCAAGAGCTACGACGATGTCGCCGTCGCCGTCGAGATGTACCCGAGCCCCGAGGAGGCCCGGAAGACCCCCGGTCTCTCCGAGGCCGTCGTCGACAAGGTCGCCGCGCTCGACGGGGTCACCTCCGTCTCCGCCCGCGTCGACGGCTTCGCCGGCGTGCCCGACGAGAACGGCAAGCTGATCGGCCTCGGCTGGGCCAACAAGGGCACCAACTTCGCCCCCGGCAAGGACGGCAAGGACGGCGCGTACGCCTTCACCACGGGCACCGGACCGGCCGAAGCCCGCCAGGTCGCCCTGGACAAGGACACCGCGGACAAGGGTGGCTACAAGGTCGGCGACACCGTCCGCGTGGCCACCAACGGCCCGGTACAGGAGTACACCCTCTCCGGTGTCTTCACGACCGACGACGGCGCCGTCAACGCGGGCGGCAGCCTCGTCCTCTTCGACACCCCCGTCGCCCAGAAGCTCTACCTGAAGCCCGGGTACTTCAAGAACCTGACCGTCACCGCCCCCGGCGCCGACGCGGACAAGCTCCTCGACCAGGTCCTGAAGGTCGTCCCGAAGGCGGCCACCGCCCAGACCGGCCAGGCCCTCGCCGACCAGCAGGCCAAGGACATCGAGAGCGGGCTCGGCGCCTTCAACCAGATGCTGCTCGGCTTCGCCGGCATCGCGCTCTTCGTCGGCGTCTTCCTGATCTCCAACACCTTCACGATGCTGGTCGCCCAGCGCACGAAGGAACTCGCGCTGATGCGCGCCGTCGGCGCCTCGCGCAAGCAGATCACCCGGTCCGTCCTCGCCGAGGCGGGTCTGGTCGGCCTGGTCGCCTCCGCCGTCGGCTACGTCCTCGGCATCGGCCTCGCGGTCGGTCTCCGCTCCGCGATGGCCGCCTTCGAACTGAAGGTGCCGGACGGCCCGCTGGTCCTCGAAGCCACCCCGGTCCTCTCGGCCTTCGGCGTCGGCATCCTGATCACCATGCTCGCCGCCTGGCTGCCCGGCCGCCGCGCCGCGAAGATCCCGCCGGTCGCCGCCATGAACAGCGTGCACGCGACCCCCAACACCAAGTCCCTCGTCGTACGGAACGCGATCGGCGCGGCCCTCACCGCGCTCGGCGCCGTGCTCATCGTGCTCGGCGCGGGGCAGGGCGGCGACGACGGCCGGATGCTCATCGCGGGCGGAGCCTTCGTCACCCTCATCGGCGTGATCGTCCTGATCCCGTTCCTGTCCCGGCCCGTGATCGCCGTGATCCGCCCGTTCTTCGTGACGGCCTTCGGCGTCTCCGGCAGGCTCGCCGGCCTGAACGCGGTCCGCAACCCGCGCCGCACCGGCGCCACCGCCTCCGCACTCGCCATCGGCCTCACCCTGGTCACCGGCCTCTCGGTGCTCGGTGTGAGCGCGGGCACGGCCCTCGACAAGATGACGGTCGACCAGATCAAGGCCGACTACATGGTCACCATGGCCGGCGGCGGCCAGGGCCTCAGCAACGAGGCGCTCGCCGCCCTGGAGAAGGCCCCGGGCGTCACCGCGGTCTCCCCGCAGCAGGCCGGTGCCCTGGAGATCAAGGGCGACTACGCCTCGGCCTCCGGCGTCACCCCCGGCGACGTCGAGAAGGTCCTCAACCTGAACGTCGTGAACGGCTCCCTGGCCTCCCTCGGCGAGGGCATGATCGCCGTCGACGACAAGACCGCCGCGAAGCGCGGTCTGAAGGTCGGCACCGCGGTCCCCGTCGCCTACATGGACAAGCAGAAGAGCACCCTGACCGTCGGCGCGATCTACGAGCAGAGCGAGTTCGTCTCGCCGGTGCTCATCGACAAGAAGCTCCTCGACGCGCACGAGCAGCAGGCGTACATCGGCCAGATCTTCGTCTCGACGGACGGCGGACCCACCGACGCCAACGAGCAGGCCCTGGCCAAGGCGATGGGCGACAACCCGGCGATCACCGTCCTGGACAAGAAGGACATCCGCGACGAGTTCGGCGGCCAGATCAACCTGATGCTCAACATCATGTACGGCCTGCTCGGCATGGCCCTGATCATCGCGGTCCTGGGCGTCGTCAACACCCTCGCGATGTCCGTCTTCGAGCGCCAGCAGGAGATCGGGATGCTGCGGGCGATCGGTCTCGACCGGCGCCGTGTGAAGCGGATGGTCCGTCTGGAGGCCGTGGTCATCTCGGTGTTCGGAGCGGTCGTCGGCATCGGTCTCGGCTCGTTCCTCGGCTGGGCGATCGGCCAGACGTTCAAGAACAGCCTGCCGGGCTACACCCTGGTCCTGCCCTGGGACCGGATCGGTGTCTTCCTGGTCCTGGCCGCCCTGGTCGGCGTCCTCGCCTCCCTGTGGCCGGCCCGGAGCGCGGCGAAGCTGAACATGCTCTCCGCCATCAAGGCCGAGTAG
- a CDS encoding cyclopropane-fatty-acyl-phospholipid synthase family protein gives MADAASRLTTLAEELLGGPLPVRLRAWDGSEAGPAGAPVLIVRDRRALRRMIWKPGELGLARAWVAGELDVEGDLYDVLDRISGLLWERPEDTRSRLAAVRDSVKDPRLRSAARALMRLAGPLPPPPPPVEEMRGRSGSRHTRRRDKQAISHHYDVGNDFYTIVLGPSMVYSCAYWTEGGTLEDAQRDKLDLVARKLNLKEGDRLLDVGCGWGSMALHAAREYGARVVGITLSREQAAYARKRVADEGLTDLVEIRVQDYRDVPDGPYDAISSIGMAEHVGAVKYREYADTLYGLLKPGGRLLNHQISRRPEPDEQAYEVDPFIDAYVFPDGELAPMGRTLSTLEDAGFEVRDVEALREHYALTLRRWVANLEREWGRAVRLTSPGRARIWRLYMAASAVSFERNRIGVNQFLAVKTPVAGTGGTALRPRVWNEKTD, from the coding sequence ATGGCCGACGCCGCGTCGCGGCTGACGACTCTCGCAGAGGAACTCCTCGGCGGACCGCTCCCGGTCCGTCTGCGAGCCTGGGACGGCAGCGAGGCCGGCCCCGCAGGCGCCCCCGTCCTGATCGTCCGCGACCGCCGGGCCCTGCGGAGGATGATCTGGAAGCCCGGCGAACTGGGCCTGGCCCGTGCCTGGGTGGCCGGGGAGCTCGACGTCGAAGGGGACCTGTACGACGTCCTGGACCGGATCTCGGGTCTCCTCTGGGAGCGCCCCGAGGACACCAGGAGCCGCCTCGCCGCCGTACGCGACTCGGTGAAGGACCCCCGGCTCCGCTCCGCCGCCCGCGCCCTGATGCGGCTCGCCGGCCCCCTGCCGCCCCCGCCCCCGCCCGTCGAGGAGATGCGCGGCCGCAGCGGCAGCCGGCACACCAGGCGCCGCGACAAACAGGCGATCAGTCACCACTACGACGTGGGCAACGACTTCTACACGATCGTCCTCGGCCCCTCCATGGTCTACTCCTGCGCGTACTGGACCGAGGGCGGCACCCTGGAGGACGCCCAGCGCGACAAGCTGGACCTCGTCGCCCGCAAGCTGAACCTCAAGGAGGGCGACCGGCTCCTCGACGTGGGCTGCGGCTGGGGCTCCATGGCCCTGCACGCCGCCCGCGAGTACGGCGCCCGGGTCGTCGGCATCACCCTCTCCCGCGAGCAGGCCGCCTACGCCCGCAAGCGCGTCGCCGACGAGGGCCTCACCGACCTCGTCGAGATCCGCGTCCAGGACTACCGGGACGTCCCGGACGGCCCGTACGACGCGATCTCCTCGATCGGCATGGCCGAGCACGTCGGGGCCGTGAAGTACCGGGAGTACGCCGACACCCTGTACGGGCTCCTCAAGCCGGGCGGACGGCTCCTGAACCACCAGATCTCCCGCCGCCCCGAGCCCGACGAGCAGGCCTACGAGGTCGACCCCTTCATCGACGCGTACGTCTTCCCCGACGGCGAACTCGCCCCCATGGGACGGACGCTGTCCACCCTGGAGGACGCCGGCTTCGAGGTCCGCGACGTCGAGGCGCTCCGCGAGCACTACGCGCTGACGCTCCGCCGGTGGGTGGCCAACCTGGAGCGGGAGTGGGGCCGCGCGGTCCGGCTCACCTCACCCGGCCGGGCCCGGATCTGGCGGCTCTACATGGCGGCGTCCGCCGTCTCCTTCGAGCGCAACCGGATCGGCGTGAACCAGTTCCTCGCCGTGAAGACCCCGGTCGCGGGGACCGGCGGGACGGCGCTGCGGCCGCGGGTCTGGAACGAGAAGACGGACTGA
- a CDS encoding NAD(P)/FAD-dependent oxidoreductase, with protein sequence MSTTERPRILVVGGGYVGLYAARRILKKMRYAEATVTVVDPRSYMTYQPFLPEAAAGSISPRHVVVPLRRVLPKAEVLTGRVTTIDQDRKVATVAPLVGEAYELPFDYLVIAMGAVSRTFPIPGLAEQGIGMKGIEEAIGLRNHVLEQLDKADSTTDEEVRRKALTFVFVGGGFAGAETIGEVEDLARDASKYYQNVKREDMRFVLVDAADKILPEVGPKLGQYGKEHLEGRGIEIYLETSMDSCVDGHVVLKNGLEVDSNTIVWTAGVKPNPALSRFGLPLGPRGHVDCNEKLQINGLDYAWAAGDNAQVPDMVGRKAGNPNAWCPPNAQHALRQAKILGDNVVAGMRGFPQAEYSHANKGAVAGLGLHKGVAMIVMGKVKIKLKGRLAWYMHRGYHGMAMPTWNRKIRVFADWTLAMFLKREVVSLGAIETPREEFYEAAKPAPAPAAPAQEKAKAS encoded by the coding sequence ATGAGCACCACGGAGCGTCCCAGGATCCTCGTAGTAGGCGGCGGGTACGTAGGCCTGTACGCAGCTCGGCGCATCCTCAAGAAGATGCGCTACGCGGAGGCGACCGTCACGGTCGTCGACCCGCGGTCGTACATGACCTACCAGCCCTTCCTGCCCGAAGCCGCCGCCGGCAGCATCTCGCCGAGGCACGTCGTCGTCCCGCTGCGACGCGTCCTCCCCAAGGCCGAGGTGCTCACCGGTCGGGTCACCACCATCGACCAGGACCGCAAGGTCGCCACCGTCGCGCCGCTCGTCGGCGAGGCGTACGAGCTGCCCTTCGACTACCTGGTCATCGCGATGGGCGCGGTCTCCCGCACCTTCCCGATCCCCGGCCTCGCCGAGCAGGGCATCGGCATGAAGGGCATCGAGGAGGCCATCGGCCTGCGCAACCACGTCCTCGAGCAGCTGGACAAGGCCGACTCGACCACCGACGAGGAGGTCCGCCGCAAGGCGCTGACCTTCGTCTTCGTGGGCGGCGGCTTCGCCGGCGCGGAGACCATCGGTGAGGTCGAGGACCTGGCCCGTGACGCGTCGAAGTACTACCAGAACGTCAAGCGCGAGGACATGCGCTTCGTCCTGGTCGACGCGGCCGACAAGATCCTCCCCGAGGTGGGCCCGAAGCTCGGCCAGTACGGCAAGGAGCACCTCGAGGGCCGCGGTATCGAGATCTACCTCGAGACCTCGATGGACTCCTGCGTCGACGGCCACGTCGTGCTGAAGAACGGCCTCGAGGTCGACTCCAACACGATCGTGTGGACCGCCGGTGTGAAGCCGAACCCGGCGCTCTCCCGCTTCGGTCTGCCGCTCGGCCCCCGCGGCCACGTGGACTGCAACGAGAAGCTCCAGATCAACGGCCTCGACTACGCGTGGGCCGCGGGCGACAACGCCCAGGTGCCGGACATGGTCGGCCGCAAGGCCGGCAACCCGAACGCCTGGTGCCCGCCGAACGCCCAGCACGCGCTGCGTCAGGCGAAGATCCTCGGTGACAACGTGGTGGCCGGCATGCGCGGCTTCCCGCAGGCCGAGTACAGCCACGCCAACAAGGGCGCCGTGGCCGGCCTCGGCCTCCACAAGGGCGTCGCGATGATCGTCATGGGCAAGGTGAAGATCAAGCTCAAGGGCCGTCTCGCCTGGTACATGCACCGTGGCTACCACGGCATGGCGATGCCGACCTGGAACCGCAAGATCCGCGTCTTCGCCGACTGGACCCTCGCGATGTTCCTCAAGCGTGAGGTCGTCTCCCTCGGCGCCATCGAGACGCCGCGCGAGGAGTTCTACGAGGCCGCCAAGCCCGCCCCCGCCCCGGCCGCGCCGGCTCAGGAGAAGGCCAAGGCCTCCTAA
- a CDS encoding Ppx/GppA phosphatase family protein, which yields MTRVAGIDCGTNSIRLLVADVTVSDSASGAGSTGDLVELDRRMTIVRLGQGVDRTGRLAPEALERTFAACREYAEVIKELGAERLRFVATSASRDAENRDEFVNGVMEILGVEPEVITGDQEAAFSFTGATGELHGSETYLVVDIGGGSTEFVTGNKHVEAARSVDIGCVRLTERHVRHDPPTAEEVAAIRADVRAALDLAAETVPIGTAETLVGLAGSVTTVAAIALGLPEYDSEKIHHARISAAQVAEVTDRLLASTHDERAAIPVIHPGRVDVIIAGALVLREIVERVGASEVVVSEHDILDGIALSVA from the coding sequence GTGACCCGGGTCGCCGGAATCGACTGCGGTACGAACTCCATCCGCCTCCTCGTCGCCGACGTCACGGTGTCCGACAGCGCCTCCGGCGCGGGCTCGACGGGTGACCTCGTCGAGCTGGACCGGCGGATGACGATCGTCCGGCTCGGGCAGGGCGTCGACAGGACGGGCCGGCTCGCCCCCGAGGCGCTGGAGCGGACCTTCGCCGCCTGCCGCGAGTACGCGGAGGTCATCAAGGAGCTGGGCGCCGAGAGGCTCCGCTTCGTCGCCACCTCCGCCTCGCGCGACGCCGAGAACCGCGACGAGTTCGTGAACGGGGTCATGGAGATCCTGGGCGTCGAGCCCGAGGTGATCACCGGCGACCAGGAGGCCGCGTTCTCCTTCACCGGTGCCACCGGTGAGCTGCACGGCTCGGAGACGTACCTCGTCGTGGACATCGGCGGCGGCTCGACCGAGTTCGTCACCGGAAACAAGCACGTCGAGGCCGCCCGCTCCGTCGACATCGGCTGTGTCCGGCTGACCGAGCGGCACGTCCGGCACGACCCGCCGACCGCCGAGGAGGTCGCCGCGATCCGCGCCGACGTCCGGGCCGCGCTCGACCTGGCCGCCGAGACCGTGCCGATCGGCACGGCGGAGACCCTCGTCGGGCTCGCCGGCTCGGTCACCACGGTCGCCGCGATCGCGCTGGGGCTCCCGGAGTACGACTCCGAGAAGATCCACCACGCCCGGATCTCCGCCGCCCAGGTCGCCGAGGTCACCGACCGGCTCCTCGCCTCCACCCACGACGAGCGGGCCGCGATCCCCGTCATCCACCCGGGCCGGGTCGACGTGATCATCGCCGGGGCGCTCGTCCTGAGGGAGATCGTGGAGCGCGTCGGAGCGAGCGAGGTGGTCGTCAGCGAGCACGACATCCTCGATGGGATCGCCCTATCCGTGGCATAG